Within the Leptospira stimsonii genome, the region AAGGTCCGGAAAATTCTTCGGCGACCGTTTTGTTAGAAGGTGAACTTTTTCAAGACGTCTCTACCTCCGAAACGTTAGATGCTTCTTCCATTCCTTCTCTAACAAAAGTCACTTTCGACGGAACGCAAAGACTTCGTTCCAGTAATTATAAGGTAAACGGATATCTTTTTCCGACGTTTGATGTTACTTTCACCGTGAACAACGGAAAAATCGCATTAGAAAACTTCAACGATCTCGATAACGCTTATATTTCAGTTGAAGAAGTTTTACACGCGAGTGGAACCATCGGCGACGAAAAGATCGACAAGGACTTCCCCTTTAAGTCAAGATACAAATTAAAGTGATTTACTCACCGTCGAGGAAGTTCTCTTCTACGACGGGTTTCTTGTCGTATTTCATTCTCTAAACGCATCGATTTCGTTTATCAATGTTGAACTCTTGAGAAATCAGATCAATTTTAAGTTTAACGCAGATGACAAAATAAAATTCAAAGAATTCTTTTTAAACTTAAAATGAAATAGAAAGGCTCGTACGCATCTTTGCTCTTCTTTTTTGTTTCAGAAAAAGAAGAGAGGTTTTATATTTTACTTTTCCTATAGAATAAATTCAATAATCAATGGAAAGAATATTATTCTATTCTTATAAATCTTTTTACTCTTCGCTAATAACTGAAGTAAATACAAAAACGATACCAAAAACAGAGTTCTTTTGTTGTATAATCAGGAGAATAAAAGATCCAGATTGTCGGTTTGTATGTTTTTTGGATGCCGCTAAATAAAAATTATCGAGCGTTATGCACCTTGTGTGATCGACCGCAACCTTGCCTAAAGAGATTGCATTGAGTTGTCCGGAGATGTAACTGTATCAAAACGGGAATACAATACGGACGATCTACCATACTAAGTTTAGTCCAATATAGGAAACAGAGTGATGCCAAGATCTCTTCCGCCCTTTGCAAGAACCGACTTTGTTCATCCAAAATCGAAAGATTATAGAATTGCAAACCGACAAAGTCGAAAAATTGACATTTAGAAACGTCGTTTATTCCAATTTTAAATAACGGATTGACGGAAGAAAAAGTGCCAGCTATTCTAAAAGTTCGGAATGTTTTTGAATTTTAATAAAGTTGTCGTTTGCTCCTTTGTTTTTGTGATTTCGTTTTGTGTCGAATTGGATGCAAAGTCTGTTCTTTTAAAAAGTGGAAGAAAGATCGAAAACGTAAAAATAAAGCCGGTTTCTAATGGTTTTGAGATCTTTCATTTGAATGGGAGAATGGAAAAGATTGCCCTTTCCGAAGTTGTGAAAATATTTATTTCCGACGACGTTCCCAGAAAGGTTCGCAGTAAATCGCAAAGTATTTCTTCCGCAAAAGAGATCCCCGTAGCCGTAGAAGCAAACGAGATTCTCGTTTTGGAAACGACTCCGAAACAAAAATCGGTCGTGTCCGTTTTTTCCGAAGGATTGATTCCGGGTTGGTCTCGGATGGTGCGTTCCGATTCTTATTCCGTCAAGGGTTTGGGATTCCTGTTTATCTTCGCAGAACTCTATCTCGCACAAAAAATATACTTTTATACGAAGGCTCCCGGACCCGTTTCCGATCCGAATCATCCGAATTTGCCTTCACAACCCGTGTTGGTAGCATTCGCTTTGAGAGATTCGAACCTTTTGAATATTGCCCTTCTCAATAACGTTTATTCCGATTCGAAGAAGGTACGGCTGGAGGACGGACAGGTGATGCAGAAGGGACGTTATGTGGAAGAGAGAGAAGCGTATGTTTCCGCCTTTGTTTTTATTTTATTGTTGGATGCTTTTTTGGGTTATCGGTTTGAAGATTGGTCGTTTGTTCCCAATGTCAACGTTTCGGTGCAGAATAGGAACATTTCAGCGGGAATCACGATTCGATTTTAATCTTTCTCTGGCACAAGATTTTTCTTCGTTCCGTAAGCAGGTCAGTCCATTAGGAGGATTTGATTATGCTTATAAAAAAAATTTCGGTTGCGCTCCTGCTTGCGCTTTTCATAACACAGTGCGACGGCAAAGGAAATCATTCTTCGAATGATCAAAACTTACTTCTTCTTGCCGCGATCGCTCCAAAGGATCCAGGAATTTCCGGATTGTTTGCATCCATCAATGCGATGAGGGCTGGCGGTGGAGGTGGCGGAGGTGCAGGAGCCTATTCCAATGCGGGTATTTCTCCGCTTGCGCAATTTAGCCAGAGTCAACCTTGTCCGAAGGGAGGAAATTTTTCGATTGATGGGGATCTGAATGCTTCCATCGTCGGTACCGATACTCACTTACAATTCACGGCTACGAAATTCACATACGCGAATTGTTCGGTCTTCGCTCCAAAGATTGATAATGCAACGGATCAGTCTTCTTCACAAGTTACTTTAGACGGAGAAATTGTAGAAGATATCGATATGACTCAGAGCGCATTTGTACGCGCCGGCAATGATGTCTCGTTTACGACCAGCGGAACTTCAAGGCTACGTTCGAGTAACTATAAAGTAAATGGATATCTCTTCCCAACTTTTGATGTCACTTTTACGTATAACAATACGAAATACACTTTTGAAAATGCAATCGATCTTGATAACGCATATGTAGTTATAGAAGAAACCGTTCATGCGTCGGGAACGATTGGAACTCAAAGCGTGAATTCGGATTACAGTTACAAAGTTAGATACAAATTTCGTTAATTCCTCAATTTTTCCACCGAGGCGGTTTTGTCCTCGGTGGAATTCTAAACTTCCTTCTTTCTTTTGATTCTTTGATCGCAGATGAGAACTTTTTCCTCGGCAATGAATCCTACTCTTTTTCTTTTTGGAATTATTCTTCACTTCGTTTATCAAAATTTTGAAATCAAAAATCGTTTTCGATTCAAAGTTTGATGTGGCCACAAAATAAATTTTGAAGAATTCGTTTGATAATTCATTTGAAAAATGGAATGAAACTAGAGATTTTTTTTTCCGTTTTTTGTCTCAGAAT harbors:
- the srp gene encoding sigma factor SigX-regulated lipoprotein, whose protein sequence is MLIKKISVALLLALFITQCDGKGNHSSNDQNLLLLAAIAPKDPGISGLFASINAMRAGGGGGGGAGAYSNAGISPLAQFSQSQPCPKGGNFSIDGDLNASIVGTDTHLQFTATKFTYANCSVFAPKIDNATDQSSSQVTLDGEIVEDIDMTQSAFVRAGNDVSFTTSGTSRLRSSNYKVNGYLFPTFDVTFTYNNTKYTFENAIDLDNAYVVIEETVHASGTIGTQSVNSDYSYKVRYKFR
- a CDS encoding LA_0442/LA_0875 N-terminal domain-containing protein; the encoded protein is MNFNKVVVCSFVFVISFCVELDAKSVLLKSGRKIENVKIKPVSNGFEIFHLNGRMEKIALSEVVKIFISDDVPRKVRSKSQSISSAKEIPVAVEANEILVLETTPKQKSVVSVFSEGLIPGWSRMVRSDSYSVKGLGFLFIFAELYLAQKIYFYTKAPGPVSDPNHPNLPSQPVLVAFALRDSNLLNIALLNNVYSDSKKVRLEDGQVMQKGRYVEEREAYVSAFVFILLLDAFLGYRFEDWSFVPNVNVSVQNRNISAGITIRF